Proteins from a genomic interval of Paenibacillus sp. FSL R5-0623:
- a CDS encoding ABC transporter substrate-binding protein, whose amino-acid sequence MNGFRLKKRGTFALMLAALMLVISACGTKAETSSPASGAQAEAAAAETTQLTWWHSMSGAGEKAINQLASDFNASHPDIQVKPIYQGKYDESLNKLKASMGSDSGPDIIQVYEIGSKFMIDSGMITPVQQFIDKDQFDLSQLEPNIIRYYTIDGKLNAMPFNTSNPILYYNKDMFKAAGLDPENPPKTYEEFEQAAKALAKDGKPGASMAIYGWFMEQFFANQNADYVNNGNGRTEAATESLLNSEAGVKTLTWWKKMIDEKTLSNLGRSTDDTTAAFTAQQIGMTLDSTAGLRKIVEGSGGKFELGTGFLPRPADAKEGGVVVGGASLYIMNNKSEAQQQAAWEFIKYLATPEVQANWSVATGYFPITTAAYNEQVLKDNMTKYPQFQTAVDQLHASADSTATSGALMGVFPEARQLVEGAIETVLNGQGTPQEALDAAAKQITDKIAQYNSTVKK is encoded by the coding sequence ATGAACGGATTTCGATTGAAAAAAAGAGGTACATTTGCATTAATGCTGGCTGCACTCATGTTGGTCATTTCCGCTTGCGGAACAAAAGCTGAAACAAGCAGCCCGGCAAGTGGAGCTCAAGCAGAAGCAGCCGCAGCCGAAACAACACAATTGACGTGGTGGCATTCCATGTCTGGCGCTGGAGAAAAAGCCATTAATCAGCTCGCTTCCGACTTTAACGCTAGCCATCCGGACATTCAGGTGAAACCCATCTATCAAGGGAAGTACGATGAGAGTCTGAACAAACTCAAAGCATCCATGGGCTCAGACAGCGGTCCTGACATTATCCAGGTCTACGAGATCGGTAGCAAGTTCATGATTGATTCAGGCATGATTACGCCAGTACAGCAGTTCATCGACAAGGATCAGTTCGACCTGTCCCAACTGGAGCCAAATATCATAAGATATTACACCATTGATGGCAAATTGAACGCGATGCCGTTTAACACATCGAACCCGATCCTGTACTACAACAAGGATATGTTCAAAGCAGCAGGTCTGGACCCGGAGAACCCGCCAAAGACGTATGAAGAGTTTGAGCAAGCGGCAAAAGCATTGGCGAAAGACGGTAAGCCAGGAGCATCCATGGCGATCTATGGCTGGTTTATGGAACAGTTCTTTGCAAACCAGAATGCAGATTATGTAAACAATGGAAACGGAAGAACTGAAGCGGCTACAGAGTCTCTGCTGAACTCCGAAGCTGGAGTGAAGACATTAACGTGGTGGAAAAAGATGATCGACGAGAAAACCCTCTCCAATCTGGGACGTAGCACAGACGATACAACAGCAGCATTTACCGCTCAGCAAATCGGTATGACCCTGGATTCCACAGCTGGCCTGCGTAAAATCGTAGAAGGTTCAGGTGGCAAGTTTGAACTGGGAACAGGCTTCCTGCCTCGTCCAGCGGATGCTAAAGAAGGCGGCGTTGTGGTGGGTGGAGCGAGCTTGTACATCATGAACAACAAATCCGAAGCACAACAGCAAGCGGCATGGGAGTTCATCAAGTACTTGGCTACACCAGAGGTGCAAGCGAATTGGAGTGTTGCGACAGGATACTTCCCAATTACGACAGCAGCTTACAATGAGCAAGTATTAAAGGATAATATGACGAAGTACCCGCAATTCCAGACAGCAGTCGATCAATTGCACGCTTCCGCGGATTCGACAGCAACATCTGGGGCATTAATGGGTGTATTCCCGGAAGCCAGACAACTTGTCGAAGGAGCGATTGAAACGGTCCTGAATGGACAAGGTACACCACAGGAAGCACTGGATGCAGCAGCTAAACAAATTACAGACAAGATTGCGCAATATAATAGTACGGTGAAGAAATAA
- a CDS encoding immunity 17 family protein: MQEQPVLIALFAIAAGIFSLLGGINNWDWFMKSFRAGIFVKTIGRQGARVVYGILGVVMIVIGVLLLLIG, from the coding sequence ATGCAAGAACAACCCGTTTTAATCGCGCTATTTGCCATAGCGGCAGGAATTTTTAGTTTACTCGGTGGTATCAACAATTGGGATTGGTTTATGAAGAGTTTCAGAGCAGGTATTTTTGTGAAAACCATTGGACGGCAGGGAGCAAGAGTGGTATATGGTATTCTCGGTGTTGTCATGATTGTCATTGGTGTATTACTGTTACTGATCGGATAG
- a CDS encoding glycine betaine ABC transporter substrate-binding protein, protein MIPKIPLASWIESIVDWMSSSLSGLFNVISTVIQAVVGYFSGLFMLPHPLLFIAILGVLAFLVGRLPLTLFTVIGFLLVDNLGYWSQSMDTLGLVITSGLVSILLGVPVGIWLAYSKTAARIITPLLDFMQTMPAFVYLLPAVTFFSLGVVPGVIASVIFAIPPTIRLTHLGIRQVSGELVEAADAFGSTSMQKLFKVQLPLALPTVMSGINQTIMLSLSMVVIASMIGAQGIGAEVYRAVTQLQIGKGFEAGLAVVVLAIVLDRFTQNVFMPGRKKTSRITAKQKAWITAAATFLVLVAGFSQYFVGGTTSAGGNNSAANAVGQEVNYQIIGIDPGAGIMKSAAKAIEDYKLTDWTLIEGSGAAMTATLDKAIKNEDPIIITGWTPHWMFNKYDLKYLEDPEKSFGDAEEIHTIARKGLKEDHPVAFEFLSRFQWTSDEMGEMMTAIQGGTSAEEAAKAYAEKHADQIAEWTKGLTPVNGDAFKLSYVAWDSEIASTNLLKYVMENELGYKVNALQVEAGPMWTGVASGDVDASPAAWLPLTHADYWERYKDQVDDLGANMTGVRTGLVVPSYMTEVNSIADLETGAASSTPSASANVGEEVNHQIVGIDPGAGLMKATANAIKHYDLSNWNLIEGSGAAMTASLDKAYKNEEPIIVTGWTPHWMFNQYDLKYLDDPDLIFGDAEEVHTVGRKGIKEDHPVAYEFFSRFNWTADQMSEIMVDIQKGVSPEEAAKTYAEKHPDQIEEWTKGLTPVKGDNLRLGYVAWDSEIASTNLMKYVLETDLGYTVKGLQVEAGPMWAGLAAGDIDASPAVWLPLTHGDYWKTYGDKIEDIAVSMTGVKQGLVVPTYMDINSVEDLKDN, encoded by the coding sequence ATGATTCCCAAAATACCACTAGCGTCGTGGATTGAATCCATCGTTGACTGGATGAGCTCCTCGCTCTCCGGATTGTTTAATGTAATTTCCACCGTTATTCAAGCGGTTGTCGGATATTTCTCCGGGCTGTTTATGTTGCCCCATCCGCTCCTGTTCATTGCCATATTGGGTGTTCTTGCATTCCTCGTAGGACGACTCCCACTGACACTATTTACGGTTATCGGGTTCTTGCTCGTAGATAACTTGGGATACTGGTCCCAATCGATGGACACACTCGGTCTGGTTATCACTTCAGGATTGGTTTCGATCCTGCTTGGTGTGCCTGTCGGAATCTGGCTTGCATACAGTAAAACTGCGGCGCGTATCATTACACCGCTGCTTGACTTCATGCAGACGATGCCTGCATTTGTCTACTTACTGCCTGCGGTTACATTCTTTAGTCTAGGTGTCGTTCCAGGTGTTATCGCGTCTGTTATATTTGCGATTCCGCCAACGATTCGTCTGACTCACCTGGGTATCAGACAGGTATCTGGCGAATTGGTTGAAGCAGCTGATGCATTCGGATCAACTTCCATGCAAAAGTTGTTCAAAGTACAGCTTCCACTCGCTTTGCCTACCGTGATGTCCGGTATTAACCAAACCATCATGTTGTCACTGTCCATGGTTGTTATTGCATCCATGATCGGTGCACAAGGTATTGGTGCGGAAGTCTATCGTGCTGTAACACAGCTTCAAATCGGTAAAGGTTTCGAAGCCGGTCTGGCCGTTGTTGTACTGGCGATTGTACTGGACCGTTTTACACAAAATGTGTTTATGCCAGGTCGCAAAAAGACCTCGCGCATTACAGCCAAGCAAAAAGCATGGATCACTGCTGCGGCAACATTCCTTGTGCTTGTAGCTGGTTTCTCACAATACTTCGTTGGTGGCACAACTTCGGCTGGTGGCAACAATTCAGCAGCCAATGCTGTAGGTCAAGAAGTGAACTATCAGATTATTGGTATCGATCCAGGGGCTGGTATCATGAAGTCCGCTGCAAAAGCGATCGAAGACTATAAACTGACTGACTGGACTCTGATTGAAGGCTCTGGTGCAGCCATGACGGCCACACTAGACAAAGCGATCAAAAATGAAGATCCAATCATTATTACAGGTTGGACTCCGCACTGGATGTTCAACAAGTATGATCTAAAATATCTGGAAGACCCTGAGAAATCTTTCGGTGATGCTGAAGAAATTCATACCATCGCCCGTAAAGGTCTGAAAGAAGATCACCCTGTTGCGTTTGAATTCCTGTCCCGTTTCCAATGGACCTCGGATGAAATGGGTGAAATGATGACTGCTATCCAGGGTGGCACATCCGCAGAAGAAGCAGCTAAAGCTTATGCTGAGAAACATGCCGATCAGATTGCTGAGTGGACCAAAGGTCTGACTCCGGTGAACGGTGATGCATTCAAACTGAGCTATGTGGCCTGGGATTCCGAAATCGCAAGTACCAACTTGCTGAAATATGTGATGGAAAACGAATTGGGTTATAAAGTTAACGCTCTACAGGTCGAAGCCGGACCGATGTGGACGGGTGTTGCCTCAGGCGACGTAGATGCCTCTCCAGCAGCTTGGCTGCCATTGACACACGCAGACTACTGGGAACGTTACAAAGACCAGGTGGACGATCTGGGGGCCAATATGACAGGTGTACGTACAGGCCTCGTGGTTCCTAGTTACATGACCGAAGTCAATTCGATTGCAGATCTGGAGACAGGTGCCGCTTCTTCCACTCCATCGGCAAGTGCTAATGTGGGCGAAGAGGTTAATCACCAAATCGTTGGTATTGATCCAGGTGCAGGTCTGATGAAGGCCACTGCAAACGCCATTAAGCATTATGATTTGTCTAACTGGAATCTGATTGAAGGCTCTGGAGCCGCGATGACTGCATCGCTGGACAAAGCTTATAAAAATGAAGAACCAATCATCGTTACGGGTTGGACTCCACACTGGATGTTCAATCAGTATGATCTGAAGTATTTGGACGATCCCGACTTGATTTTTGGCGATGCAGAGGAAGTTCACACGGTTGGACGTAAGGGAATCAAAGAAGATCATCCCGTTGCCTATGAGTTCTTCTCTCGTTTTAATTGGACTGCGGATCAAATGAGTGAAATCATGGTAGACATTCAAAAGGGCGTTTCGCCTGAAGAAGCTGCCAAGACTTATGCAGAAAAACATCCGGACCAAATTGAAGAGTGGACCAAAGGGTTAACCCCTGTTAAAGGTGACAATTTACGTCTCGGTTATGTTGCATGGGACTCTGAAATTGCGAGTACCAACCTGATGAAGTATGTGCTGGAGACAGATCTCGGTTACACCGTCAAAGGACTACAAGTTGAAGCTGGCCCCATGTGGGCAGGCTTGGCAGCAGGTGATATCGATGCTTCTCCAGCCGTATGGCTCCCGCTTACACATGGAGACTACTGGAAAACATATGGAGACAAGATCGAAGATATCGCTGTCAGTATGACAGGAGTGAAACAAGGTCTGGTTGTTCCAACGTATATGGATATCAACTCTGTTGAAGACTTAAAAGATAATTAA
- a CDS encoding glycine betaine/L-proline ABC transporter ATP-binding protein, whose translation MTILEVKNVSKLFGPQTEQGLQLLEQGWGKEKLAKEKQITVGVNRVNMDIKEGEIFVIMGLSGSGKSTLVRMFNRLIEPTSGEILVHGKDLRKMNKEQLREVRRKTISMVFQKFALFPHRTVLDNVEYGLEIQKVDKEVRREKAKTSLELVGLKGWEDKMPDELSGGMQQRVGLARALANDPEVLLMDEAFSALDPLIRRDMQDELIELQDKMKKTIIFITHDLDEALRIGDRIALMKDGAVVQIGTPEEIMIQPANSYVARFVEDVDLSKVLTASHVMRRPETITLDRGPRVALELMRESGVSNLFVIDRSKKLLGVITAEDASRAMRENKVLKDILITDGPTVSPETLIHELFEIVSSAHVPLAVVGENGRLQGVIVRGALLGALSGEVAVKEELVNDSQNTTSVVD comes from the coding sequence ATGACCATACTTGAAGTGAAAAACGTAAGTAAATTGTTTGGACCCCAAACCGAGCAAGGTCTGCAATTACTGGAACAAGGTTGGGGTAAAGAAAAGTTGGCCAAAGAAAAACAGATAACGGTTGGTGTCAACCGGGTCAACATGGACATTAAGGAAGGCGAGATTTTCGTTATTATGGGACTGTCCGGGAGTGGTAAATCCACACTGGTTCGGATGTTCAATCGTCTGATTGAACCAACATCCGGAGAAATTCTGGTCCATGGTAAGGATCTACGCAAAATGAACAAAGAACAATTGCGCGAAGTGCGCCGGAAAACGATTAGCATGGTCTTCCAGAAGTTTGCGTTATTCCCGCACCGTACCGTTCTTGATAATGTGGAGTATGGATTGGAAATACAAAAAGTAGATAAGGAAGTACGCCGGGAGAAGGCAAAAACCTCACTTGAGCTGGTTGGCCTTAAGGGCTGGGAAGACAAAATGCCAGATGAACTCAGTGGCGGGATGCAGCAACGTGTCGGATTGGCGCGTGCACTTGCCAATGACCCGGAAGTACTACTGATGGATGAAGCCTTCAGTGCACTTGATCCATTGATTCGCCGTGATATGCAAGATGAGTTGATCGAGCTTCAGGATAAAATGAAAAAGACGATTATTTTCATCACCCATGACTTGGACGAAGCGCTGCGCATCGGCGATCGTATTGCCCTCATGAAAGACGGCGCAGTTGTGCAGATCGGTACACCGGAAGAAATCATGATTCAACCGGCCAACTCATATGTGGCCCGCTTCGTCGAAGACGTGGATCTGTCCAAGGTCCTTACAGCATCTCACGTAATGCGTCGCCCTGAAACAATTACGCTTGATCGTGGTCCTCGCGTTGCCCTCGAATTAATGCGCGAAAGTGGCGTTTCCAACCTGTTTGTCATTGACCGTTCGAAGAAGCTGCTTGGTGTCATCACAGCAGAAGACGCTTCTCGTGCGATGCGTGAAAACAAAGTATTAAAAGACATTCTGATCACGGACGGGCCGACGGTGTCGCCTGAGACCCTGATTCATGAATTGTTCGAAATTGTAAGTTCAGCCCATGTGCCTCTCGCTGTTGTTGGTGAGAATGGCCGTCTGCAAGGTGTTATCGTCCGCGGTGCCCTGCTGGGTGCACTTAGCGGTGAAGTTGCAGTAAAGGAGGAACTTGTGAATGATTCCCAAAATACCACTAGCGTCGTGGATTGA
- a CDS encoding GbsR/MarR family transcriptional regulator — protein sequence MGLDHLQEEQQATVLKIRKRVIEAIGRNMDLYGVTLSTGHLYGLLFFADKPMTLDDMGREMEMSKTSMSTGVRTLLDLKMVNKVWSKGSRKDLYEVEYDWHQTFTDYFAIKWRKAVESNLQVLRKSIDELNRLVEDLDEEADAELIHILMEDKHKVLQAEAYYKWLDRLIDTMEDEEIYKLVPKEEIKEHS from the coding sequence ATGGGCTTGGACCATTTACAAGAGGAACAGCAGGCAACCGTGCTGAAGATTCGTAAACGCGTCATTGAAGCCATTGGACGTAATATGGATCTTTACGGCGTTACGCTGTCAACGGGACACTTATATGGATTGCTATTTTTTGCAGACAAACCAATGACCCTTGACGATATGGGACGGGAAATGGAAATGAGCAAAACGAGTATGAGTACAGGTGTACGAACACTGCTGGATTTGAAAATGGTAAATAAAGTGTGGAGCAAGGGCTCCAGAAAAGACCTATATGAAGTCGAATATGACTGGCATCAGACGTTTACGGATTATTTTGCAATTAAGTGGAGAAAAGCCGTGGAGAGTAACCTTCAGGTTCTACGCAAATCAATTGATGAACTGAATCGATTAGTTGAAGATCTGGATGAAGAGGCAGATGCTGAACTTATCCACATCCTGATGGAGGACAAACACAAGGTTTTGCAAGCGGAAGCATATTACAAATGGTTGGATCGGTTGATTGATACCATGGAAGATGAAGAGATATACAAGCTGGTTCCGAAAGAAGAGATTAAGGAACATTCATAA
- a CDS encoding helix-turn-helix domain-containing protein, giving the protein MTEQFPFIAETSSLPLLSSMCRVRRGENFRVQGKTVSRPMLCLILQGDGILVLNDTAYTAQAGSLFVLKPGTSIEAAARSNVTECILLSMDTVCLQQVRGEWKMTSSPAFPLDWQTGRLLVRHEQQAVLRLEQLYETYRGLQPDHFISIHSQLHELLQFLSENRLEANHEKVDPALERSIMYMRRYMSEGISMDQLAKIAGLTPSSYSRSFKKAKGMSPTDYLNRLRINEAKKQLTEESCVLKDVAVSVGYGNEYYFSRKFKQTLGIAPSVYMKRDQLRVATASIMGFHENLASLGLRPVAVLEGEGMFDREADEYEQERRLTRQLDQLRQAKPDLIIGDFYHKPYYDRLKSIAPTIILKSTDDWKENHIRIAELVGREKQALLNFKELAFRKLEASLNLQPYFGQNRLALMEVTNQFIRLQGTGAHPLNHLLYAELGLQPAQLVSPESSRNEYVADSIPVLDTDYLLIHRASLQPANEKLFRRMKQTASWNRSPAVLYGNVHDISNWQRLCWTPGGRLQILNELEQIAQQSVVFPQAGLIGH; this is encoded by the coding sequence ATGACTGAACAGTTTCCCTTCATTGCTGAAACCTCATCTCTACCGCTCCTCTCCTCCATGTGCCGTGTGCGTCGTGGGGAGAATTTCCGTGTGCAAGGCAAGACGGTGTCACGGCCCATGCTCTGTCTTATTTTGCAAGGAGACGGTATTCTGGTCCTGAATGATACAGCATATACGGCGCAAGCGGGCAGCTTGTTTGTACTGAAGCCAGGAACAAGCATCGAGGCTGCTGCACGCTCAAATGTGACCGAATGTATATTGCTAAGTATGGATACGGTTTGTTTGCAGCAAGTGCGCGGTGAATGGAAAATGACCTCTTCACCCGCCTTCCCGCTGGATTGGCAGACAGGCAGATTGCTGGTTCGTCATGAGCAGCAGGCTGTATTACGTTTGGAACAACTCTATGAAACCTATCGCGGTCTTCAACCAGATCACTTTATCAGCATACATAGCCAGCTGCATGAGCTGTTGCAATTTCTCTCAGAGAACAGGCTGGAAGCCAATCATGAGAAAGTGGACCCTGCCTTGGAACGCAGTATTATGTATATGCGACGTTACATGAGTGAAGGAATCAGCATGGATCAGCTTGCCAAGATTGCTGGACTCACACCCAGCTCCTATTCACGCAGTTTCAAGAAGGCCAAAGGCATGTCACCGACCGATTACCTGAATCGTTTACGTATAAACGAAGCCAAAAAACAGCTGACAGAGGAATCCTGTGTCCTCAAAGACGTCGCGGTATCTGTCGGGTATGGCAATGAGTATTATTTTAGCCGTAAATTCAAACAAACCTTGGGGATTGCTCCCAGCGTATATATGAAAAGAGATCAACTTCGCGTAGCTACGGCATCCATTATGGGATTCCATGAGAACTTGGCCTCGCTTGGACTGCGTCCGGTAGCTGTGTTGGAAGGTGAAGGAATGTTTGACCGAGAAGCGGATGAATATGAACAAGAACGCCGATTAACAAGACAATTAGACCAACTTCGGCAGGCGAAGCCAGACTTGATCATCGGTGACTTTTACCACAAGCCCTATTACGATCGACTGAAAAGTATTGCACCCACCATCATCTTGAAGTCCACTGATGACTGGAAAGAGAACCATATTCGCATCGCCGAACTGGTCGGACGTGAGAAACAAGCGTTGCTAAATTTCAAAGAACTTGCGTTTCGCAAGCTTGAAGCAAGCCTGAACCTGCAACCCTATTTCGGACAAAACAGGTTGGCTCTGATGGAGGTTACGAATCAGTTCATTCGCTTACAAGGGACTGGCGCGCATCCATTAAATCACTTGTTGTATGCTGAATTGGGACTTCAGCCTGCTCAGCTTGTATCTCCCGAAAGTTCCAGAAATGAGTATGTAGCGGATAGTATCCCTGTGCTGGACACAGATTACCTGTTGATCCATCGTGCTTCGCTTCAGCCTGCCAATGAGAAGCTGTTCCGGCGCATGAAACAAACAGCATCATGGAATCGATCCCCTGCTGTATTGTATGGTAACGTTCATGATATCTCGAACTGGCAACGGTTATGCTGGACCCCGGGTGGCCGGTTGCAGATTCTGAACGAACTGGAACAGATTGCTCAGCAATCTGTAGTCTTTCCTCAGGCAGGTCTGATCGGACATTAG